DNA sequence from the Raineyella sp. LH-20 genome:
CGTGACGCTGGTGCGGGAGGCCGCCGGGGACGACCCGGGGCGAGGGCTGCGTGCGGTCCGGTCGCTGCGGGTCCTGGCGGATCGTCTGGAGGCGCTCCAGGTGGCGCGGGCGCGGCGGCTGGGCTGGTCGTGGCAGGACATCGCCGACGAACTCGGCGTTTCCCGCCAGGCGGCGCACAAGAAGCATGGGAGACACGATGTTTGAGCGATTCACCGAGGAGGCTCGTCGGGTGGTTCGGCGTGCGGAAGGTGTGGCCGACGAGCTCCGATCCGCTGAGATCGGCCCAGGGCATCTGCTGGTCGCCCTGGTGGAGACCTCGCCCGCGGTGCGGACTGCGCTCGTCGCCAGCGGCGCCGACCCTAGGGCCGTCATCGCGACGGGGCGTGAGGTGCTGCGGGCCGGCGGCCTGGACTCGGAAGCCTTGGCGAGTCTGGGTGTCGATCTGGAGCAGGTCCGCCAGCAGGCGGACGCCGTGTTCGGCGACGGCGCACTGGATCGGGTCGGACGGGGTGGGACCGGACGGTCGAGATTCGATCGCAACGCCAAGAAGACTCTCGAACTCGCGCTGCGGGAGACGATCCGCCTGCAGGACCGGACCATCGAGTCGCGCCATCTCTGTCTGGCCGTGCTCAGGGAGGGTGGCGAGGGCCGAGTCGTGCTGGAGCGGTCCAGCGTGGACTCGGCGACGCTACGGTCCGCTCTGGAGACGCCACAGCCGCCGACGTCGGCGTGATGAGAGGCCCGCGCGGCGGATCGTTGTCGTACGGTGGCTGGTGGCTGGTAGCAGTACCACCGGTGAGATCGTCGGCTCGTACGGTGCTGCTACTGGTGACCGGGCCGGGGGCTGAGATCGACGGCGATCGGCGTCGTCCGTGGTGACCGCCGTTTTCTGAGCGGGATCACTGCTGGGTTAGGGTTGTCGTCATGTGGTGGCCCATCCTGACGCTCTCCATCGTGCTCGTGGTCCTGAGCGTGATCCTGACCGGGTTCATTCTTCTGCACAAGAACCGTGGTGGTGGGTTGTCCGACCTGTTCGGTGGTGGCATGTCCACCTCGATGGGCGGATCCTCGATGGCCGAACGCAACCTCGACCGACTGACCCTCGTCATCGGCATCATCTGGTTGGCGTGCATCGTCGCGCTGCTGGTCCTCTACCGGCTCCATCCGGGCCTGTGACCGGCCGTACGACAAGTTTCTGGGACAGGGAGAACAACAAGTGATCGGTGGTAGCGCGATCCGCGGGAGCCGCGTCGGGGCCGGACCGATGGGGGAGGCCGATCGCGGCGATGCCGCCCCGCGCCGGTACGTCTCCTACTTCTGCGCGAACGGGCACGAGACCCGGCCGGCCTTCGCGGCCGAGGCCGAGATCCCGGTGGAGTGGGACTGCCCGCGGTGCGGGCTCCCGGCGAACACTGACGAGCTCAACCCGCCCCCGCCGCCCAGGACTGCGGTCTACAAGACCCACCTCGCGTACGTGAAGGAGCGTCGCTCCGACGACGAGGCCAAGGAGATCCTCGCCGAGGCGCTGCAGTCGCTGCGTGCCCGGCGCGCCGCAGGCGAGGTCATCTACTGATCTCTGGGCTGACCCCGCCGCGGGCCAGTGACGAGCGCCGCCGGGCCCGATGCCTGGCGGCGCTTTGTCGTCCCTGGGGCCTTGCCGGCGAGGCCGGTCGGCTGCTGCGCTCAACCGACCGCCGCGCCGCGGTGCTGGCCGACCCAACGGCCGACCTCGCCCGTGGTCAGGCCAGCGTCGCGCCGCGGTCAGGCCAGCGTCGCGCCGCGCCGGGACAGGTCGAGGGCGCACTGGCCGTTCTGGCGGACCATCTCGGCCAGCACCTCGGCCAGCACCACGTCGTCGTCCATCCGGCGCAGTTCCTCGGTGATCAGTTCGTCGACGTTGCGACGCCGCAGGGCCACCTTGCGCTCGGGCTGACCGGGCATCCGGTAGGCGGTGTCATCGAGGCCGGTGCGGACGATCTCGACCGCTCCCGCCGGGGTCTGCAGCCGGGCGGCGGTGATGCCGGGGCCGGCGGTCTGGATCACGGTGACCTCGACGCCCAGTTTGAGCCCGAGCCAGGCGGCGAGCAGACTCGCGGGGGCGTTGTCGGTGCCGGCCTCGACGGTGGCGGAGGTGACCGGCTGGCGGACCTGGTCGAGGGCGGCGGCGAGCAGCGCCCGCCACGTCGTCGTACGGGTCCAGGCGAGGTCGGTGTCGCCGGCCGAGTGGTAGTACGCCCGGTCGATGATCGCCTGGGTCGGGTTCACCGCGCCGAGGGCATCGGTGATCCGACGATTGGCCAGCTTGCCGATCCGGTCGGTGAGCAGGTCCTCGGGGGCCTCATTGGGCCACCACACCACCACCGGCAGATCGGGGACCAGGAGCGGGCGCAGCACCGAGCCGGGGTGTTCCACGGTCCGCCCCCGCATCGTGATCACGATGACGTCGCCGCGCGCCTCGGTCTCGGTCGCGGTGTGGATCGAGGCGTCCAGCCCGTCCGGGGCCTCCGGGTCGCGGATCACGATGAGGATCCGCGAGGGGTGCTCGCGGTTGGCGGCCAGCGCGGCGTTGTAGGCCTCCCAGTAGTCGTCGCGGTCGGTGGCGACGATGAACGTGTGCACCATGCCGCTGCCGGCGTTGCCCATCTCGTGGTGGTGGTGGAGCAGGGCGCCGGACACCTTGCTGGCGGTGGTGTTCTTCATTTCGATGGTCATGTCGACTCCTCCTCAGCAGCGGATGGTCAGGGCCGGCGCCAGGCGACGCCGTCGCGGGCGAGCATCTCCCGGGCGGATGCCGGCCCCCAGGTGCCGGGCCGGTAGATCTCGGGCTGGGTGTTCAGGCCGGCCCAGTAGTCGAGCACCGGGTCGAGGATCCGCCAGGACTCCTCGACCTCCCGGCTGCGCGGGAACAGCGGCGGATCGCCGAGCAGCACGTCCAGGATCAGGCGTTCG
Encoded proteins:
- the secG gene encoding preprotein translocase subunit SecG is translated as MWWPILTLSIVLVVLSVILTGFILLHKNRGGGLSDLFGGGMSTSMGGSSMAERNLDRLTLVIGIIWLACIVALLVLYRLHPGL
- a CDS encoding RNA polymerase-binding protein RbpA, yielding MIGGSAIRGSRVGAGPMGEADRGDAAPRRYVSYFCANGHETRPAFAAEAEIPVEWDCPRCGLPANTDELNPPPPPRTAVYKTHLAYVKERRSDDEAKEILAEALQSLRARRAAGEVIY
- a CDS encoding glucose-6-phosphate dehydrogenase assembly protein OpcA produces the protein MTIEMKNTTASKVSGALLHHHHEMGNAGSGMVHTFIVATDRDDYWEAYNAALAANREHPSRILIVIRDPEAPDGLDASIHTATETEARGDVIVITMRGRTVEHPGSVLRPLLVPDLPVVVWWPNEAPEDLLTDRIGKLANRRITDALGAVNPTQAIIDRAYYHSAGDTDLAWTRTTTWRALLAAALDQVRQPVTSATVEAGTDNAPASLLAAWLGLKLGVEVTVIQTAGPGITAARLQTPAGAVEIVRTGLDDTAYRMPGQPERKVALRRRNVDELITEELRRMDDDVVLAEVLAEMVRQNGQCALDLSRRGATLA
- a CDS encoding Clp protease N-terminal domain-containing protein; translation: MFERFTEEARRVVRRAEGVADELRSAEIGPGHLLVALVETSPAVRTALVASGADPRAVIATGREVLRAGGLDSEALASLGVDLEQVRQQADAVFGDGALDRVGRGGTGRSRFDRNAKKTLELALRETIRLQDRTIESRHLCLAVLREGGEGRVVLERSSVDSATLRSALETPQPPTSA
- a CDS encoding helix-turn-helix domain-containing protein — translated: MTDDVTLVREAAGDDPGRGLRAVRSLRVLADRLEALQVARARRLGWSWQDIADELGVSRQAAHKKHGRHDV